The Bacteroidia bacterium genomic interval GTACAGAAACCGGTTTGTATATCTCTTTTGATGAAGGAAATAGCTGGAAGAAATTTCAATTGAATCTCCCCATTGTCCCAATTACAGACTTGAAGGTACACCACAATGATCTTCTGGCTGCAACCCAGGGACGTGCATTTTGGGTCTTGGATGACCTTACTCCTTTGCATCAGATGGAAGAAAGCATTTCAGATGCCCAGGCCCATCTCTTTCAACCCCGAAATCCTTATCTCTATGGAGGTGGAAGAAATGACCGCTCCAAGACCCTGGGGGTAAATCCGGATAATGGAACCGTCTTCTTCTATACCCTCGCCAGCGACAGCTTGAAGCCCACTGCAAAGATTTATGATGAAGGAGGAAACTTGATCCGGGAGATCAAAAAAATGCCTGCAAAAGAAGGGATGAACAAATGGGTATGGAATATGCAGACTGAGAAGATAGAAGGAATAAAAGGGATCATGGTTATTGGAGGGTTAAATGGCTTTGAAAAAGGACCGGGCAATTACAGAATGGAAATGTTTGTTGGTGAAGACACTTTGAGTAGAAGTTTCAAAGTATTGCCTGATCCACGTTTTGGAGCCTCACTCAGAGAATACCAGGAAAAAGAAAGCAGCATGATCAAAGCCTATGATGCTGTTACAGATCTTTATGCTTCTGTAAGGGATTTACGAGCCGCAAATAAGCAGATTTCTTCTTTTCTGGAACTATTGGGAGACGATCACGAAGAACTGACGAAAGAAGGAAAATCTATTCAGAAAGAAATCAAGGAATTGGAAGCTCTATTGATCCAGCCGAAACAAAAAACATTTCAGGATGTAATTAATTTCGAGAATAAACTGGACGCGAATCTGGTATACATCATGGGTGCAATTGATGGTTCTCCCCCACCCGTAACACAAGGGCAGAAAGATCGTTTAGTTGATGTTCTTGCGGATTGGCAGGAAGTTTCTGCAAGGATTGATCAGCTTTTGGGAGAAAAACTCTCTGCATTTAATCAGGCAATCAAAGCGAAAGATATCCCCCTTATTCAAGTGGGAAATGAATAAAATTGTAAGAATAGGTCAAGTTCAACGACAATTCTGATATGAGGAAATATTTATTTACATCCGGCTATAGCCTTTTGATAGTAGCTGTCTTTAGCCTGCTCCTTGTTGGATGCAAATCCGGGGGCAAAGATAATTCCAGCTTTTCCCAACCTTTGGAACCTAAATTTGTGAAAGAAGGAAGTTTAACCCTCATTGATAAAGACAATCAGGCCAGTATTCGCCAGATTGATATAGAGATTGCAGATGAACCGGAAAGTATTGAAATCGGATTGATGTATCGCCGGAACATGAGCGATAGTCAGGGAATGCTATTTATCTTCCCGGCATCGGAACCCCGCTCTTTTTGGATGCGAAATACCTATATCTCTCTGGATCTGATCTTTATTGATTCCGAAAACAGGATAGTCAATATCCAAAAAAATGCCTCTCCAATGTCTGATAAATCCTTGCCCAGCACCGCTCCAGCACAATATGTACTCGAGGTGATCGGTGGCTTTTCTGACAAATATGGATTAGAAGCCGGAGACCTGATCAGTTTTGAACGAATAAAAAATCCTGCCTGATTGAATTTCTGTCATCTTTAAGACATACCCAAGCCAGACTATCGACTATTTTTGATTGTCTAGTTTGGTATGAAAGCAATTGCCCACATATTTTTTGCAATTATTCTCCTGGGTTTTATCGCCTGCGAAGAATCAGCAGAGGTACCTGATCCCGGTACAAATCAAGGCAATGGAAATCCTAACCCCAACCCAAGTCCCAGTCCTACAAATCCTGATTGGCTAGTTCCCATAGAAGAAGTATTGGATGGGGGTCCGGGCAAAGATGGTATCCCTTCTATAGATGAGCCTGAGTTTACAGATGTTATTGACGCGCGTTCATTTTTGTCAAACCAGGACCTGGTAGTAGGGATAAAAATCGGGAATAAGACAAAAGCCTATCCACACATGATTCTGGATTGGCATGAGATTGTGAATGATAGTCTGAATGGGCAGTATTTTTCGCTGAATTACTGTCCCTTGACAGGTACTGCTTTTGCCTGGGATAGAAATATTAATGGAAATGTAACCACTTTCGGAGTTTCTGGTCTATTGTATAACTCCAATCTCATTCCTTATGATAGGGAAACGGATAGCGAGTGGTCCCAATTGCTCCTGACATCTATTCACGGGAATAATAAAGGAGTAGAAGCAGATTTGATCCAGGTGGTAGAAACCAGTTGGGAAACCTGGAGTCAAATGTACCCGGATACACGGGTGATGAATACGAATACAGGGTTTGAACGGAGATATGGCCTTTATCCTTATGGGGATTATCTGACAAACAATTCACTCATATTTCCGGTTAATCCCTTAAACGATCTTTATCATAAAAAAGAGAGGTTCCTCGGCATCTTGCAAGGACAATTCCTCAAAGCCTATCGATTCAGTGCGGTGAATCATTCACCTATCGAAGTTCGGCCAGATTTTTTTGCAGGAATTCCTTTGGTGGTTGTTGGCAGCGAAAGCAAAAATTTTCTACTCGCCTATCAGCGTAAATTGGAGGATGGTACAGAGCTGAATCTATCTGCGGTTCAAAATGAGTTGCCGGTAGTTATGAAAGACCAGGAAGGAAATAAGTGGGATGTTTTTGGGGAAGCAGTGAGTGGACCTAGGCAAGGAACAAGATTAGTAAAAATTAAACAGACCATCGGATATTGGTTCGCTTTAGCAGCATTCTATCCAAATCCGGAAGTTTTTAGATAAAAAATCAACAAAACCGAAAACACAAAGAGTTATTGATTTGTTTCATTAAGAATAATTAGTGAAGTGTGGTGTGAACAAAGACATCGACTGTGCAAAACGGTTCGGTGTCTTTTCCTTTTTATATATATTTGAGGATGAAAAGAACACTCCTGTTAACAGCATTATCCCTCATCCTGTTTTTTCCACTTTTTTCCCAGGATTCATTTAGTGAAACTGAAAAAGAATTCATCCTCTCCGGTGAGAAAGAAAGCCCTATGCGCTTGTATTTAATCACCCAAAAAGAGGATTCAACTTTACTGAGAGAAAAGTCAGCAGATGTAAGGGTGGATAAAGAGGATGAAGTACTTCAATATTTCATCCGAAGATTATACAAAACCGTTACCGACCCAAAATCAATGGGAGTAGGCATAGCCGCTCCACAAGTAGGTCTTTCGAGAAGAATCATCTGGGTACAAAGATTTGACAAAGAAGGATTTCCTTTCGAAGTATATCTCAATCCCAAAATTGTACAATACACCAGTTTGAGACAGGAAGGCCTGGAAGGATGTCTGAGTATTCCGGATGTGAGAGATACTGTAAATCGCGGATATGCCATCCTGATTGAATACGATAAGCTTGACGGATCTCATCATTATGAGATGATCGAAGATTTTACAGCTGTAATCTTTCAACATGAGATCGATCACCTCAATGGCATCGTATTTACCGATCACCTGAATGAAGAGATGGAGAATGCCCAGAAAGGCAAAGTCCTGGCATCAGATAAAGCCACTGAATCAAGTATCCCACGTGCAGATGAACGCTGGCAGCAAAGAATTTCCTATAAAATGGAAATCGACATGGATGTACAGAAGGATCAGTTAAGCGGAGTTCAAAATATCGCATACACCAATCATTCACCCGATACCCTCAATTCTGTTTTTTATCATCTTTACTTCAATGCTTTTCAACCAGGTAGTATGATGGATGTGCGTTCCAGAAGTATCCCTGATCCGGACGGTCGTGTCAGAGATCGAATTTTTCATCTGGAAGAAGATCAGATTGGGTATCAAAAAATCAAATCTCTCAAATACCGCGGGGAAGCCATAGAGTTTAACATGCAGGGAACTATTCTGGAAGTAGAGCTCCCTTCTCCCATTTTACCTGGGGAAACGGTACAATTGGATATGGAATTTGAGGCGCAGGTTCCCCTACAAATCCGTAGAACCGGTAGAGATAATCGCGAAGGCATTGAATATTCAATGGCTCAGTGGTATCCGAAGCTGTGTGAGTATGATTATGAAGGATGGCATGCCAATCCCTATGTAGGCAGAGAATTCTATGGGGTTTGGGGAGACTTTGATGTAACCATCAATATTGATAAGAAGTACGTAGTTGCAGCTTCAGGCTATTTACAAAACCCCAATAAAATCGGGCATGGATACGAGGATGAAGGAGTTGAAATTGAGCCGGTCGAAGGGGATAAATTGAGCTGGCGTTTCATCGCCCCGAATGTACATGATTTTCTTTGGGCAGCTGATCCGGACTATCGCCATACCAAACACCAGGTCCCTGATGGTCCTATGCTTCATTTCTTTTATCAGGTGGACTCTACCCGCAACAATTGGGAGAAACTTCCTGAAGATGCTTCAAAAGCATTTCAAATCCTGAATAAGACCTTTGGCAAATATCCCTATAAACAATACTCTGTGATCCAGGGAGGAGATGGGGGAATGGAATATCCCATGGCGACCCTAATCACAGGATCTCGTTCTTATGGAGGTCTCCTTGGAGTTACGGTACATGAAGCCATCCATAGCTGGTATCAAATGGTACTGGGAAGTAATGAGTCTCTCTATCCCTGGATGGACGAAGGATTCACCAGTTTTGCCAGTAGCTATGTATTGGACAAGATCAACAATAAGAATAGCCTGAATCCCTATGCGGGTTCATATTTCGGATACCAAAGCCTGGTGCAAGCCAATGCAGTTGAGCCTATGAGCATGCATTCAGATCATTATAGTCTGAATAGAGCATATATTACCTCTGCCTATTCCCGGGGAGCCATCGCGCTTAACCAACTAAGTTATATCATGGGCGAGGAGAAATTCTATCCAGCCATGCTTCGCTACTATAATACCTGGAAATTCAAGCATCCCAATGTAACCGATTTCAAACGCGTGATGGAAAAAGAATCCGGTCTGGAACTGGATTGGTATTTTGAATACTGGATCAATAGTACGCACAATATTGACTATGAGGTCAGTACGCTGGAAGCCTTTAAAAAAGGAAGCAAGGTAAGCTTGAAGAGAGTAGGTAAAATGCCGATGCCATTGGACATTCTTGTTACCTATAAAGATGGGAGTCAGGAGCTGATTTATATTCCCCTCGTTATGATGCGGGGCGAGAAAGAGGCTGAAGCCTGGTATGGGGAGGTAAAAAGGACGGTATTAGAAGACTGGCCCTGGACAAACGAAGAATATACCTTCACCCTCGATAAGAATCCCAAAAATATTGATCGTATTGTGATTGATCCCAGCTACCGGGTAGCTGATATTGATCGTAAGAACAATTATTTCCCGTCAAGTAGTAGAAAAAAAGGCGGTATGTTTGGCTCAAGAATGAAGCGAGAAGAGATACGGGAATAAAAGATTTTTTATAAACGCATGATGCAATGCTTTAGGGGTCGATTAAGATCGGCCCCTATTTTTTTTACATCAGTTCGAGGGCTTCTAAACTCACATCGATACGATGATTGACGAAGTCTCCAATATTTTCCTGATCCAGAGGTTGAATATGTGTGGCGAAATAGAGGATACGATCCCCTTTCTCCATTCTTCCTACGTACCAACCCATATTTATTCCGCCATCTATTGACCAACCACTTTTGGCATAAAGTGGATCCTCTGACTTCCCTTCCACCCGCATAATCTTTTTGAGTATTTCCACGAACTTTTCTTCCACCTTTAATTTCCCTTCAAAAATCCGCTGCAGAAAATCAATCTGTTGAAATGGGCTAATCCGGGAGTCCCCCATGAGCCAAAAGGTATCCAAACTTTCCTCATCAAAGACCATCTCTTTATACTCCATTTTGTCTACCCAATGCCTCATTTGTTTTACTCCCACTTCTCTTGCCAAATGCTGATAACAAGGCACACAGGAAACCTGAAAGGCACGAGCCAGATTCATATCTTCTTCCCATACATCCAGGGCCTTCTCTTCCCCATCCCAGTAGAACATACTCGTTTCATCTTTCACCACTCCCGTACTCAAACCTACCAGGCTATTAGCGATCTTGAAGGTTGATGCAGGTAAGTAGCCCGATTCACTATAGGATTTATCATTGCCATAGTAGGTATTCTGATCAGGATCATAAATCAAGATTCCTCCAAAAACATTCCTTGCCTTCAACAGACTGTCAAAGGCAGGCATTTCTTCGAATTTCATTTGGCTGGAGATTTCCATAGATTTCATCTCATCTTTCTTCTTCTCTTCCTGACAGGAAAATAAGAAAAAGATTATCAGGCTTAGGGCTGCTATTTTATACAATTTGAGTAATTTTCAGGCTTAATCTCAGGATCCAAATTTAGGTATTTATCCATGAATTTCTACTACTGCCTGCTCGCTGCCTGGTCCCTACTTGCGATTATTATTTTGCTGGTTCTTTTGTTTACAAAACTGATTGCTCCTTATGGGAGACACAATCATTTGAAAAGCAAAATGACCATCGCCAATCACTGGGGATGGTTCTGGATGGAATTGCCGGCTTTGGTCTTGTTTCCATTAATTACCTGGATCGGTCCTTCTACAAAATCCTCCTTCCTCTATTTATTGCTCGGGCTTTGGGTTCTCCACTATTTCAACAGAAGTATACTATTTCCTTTTCGACTAATAAGTCAGGGAAAACAAATGCCTTTGCTTATTCTCATTTCGGCCTTGCTTTTCAATGCCACAAATGGATTTTTCAATGGCTATTATCTGGGCTTTCTGGGAGAAAGTCAATCCCTGGATTTTAGCTTAAACCAAATACTAGGGCTTCTCCTATTTTTTGGAGGTTTCTTCATCAACCTTCAGGCAGATCAAATACTTATCAAGCTCAGGAAAAAGGGCAAAGGATATCAAATTCCCCAAAAGGGTCTATATCCTTTTATTTCCTGCCCAAATTACTTGGGAGAAATAATGGAATGGACAGGCTTTGCTTTATTGGCCTGGAATCCGGCTGCAGCAAGTTTTGCACTCTGGACCTTCTGCAATTTATTTCCTC includes:
- the def gene encoding peptide deformylase yields the protein MKRTLLLTALSLILFFPLFSQDSFSETEKEFILSGEKESPMRLYLITQKEDSTLLREKSADVRVDKEDEVLQYFIRRLYKTVTDPKSMGVGIAAPQVGLSRRIIWVQRFDKEGFPFEVYLNPKIVQYTSLRQEGLEGCLSIPDVRDTVNRGYAILIEYDKLDGSHHYEMIEDFTAVIFQHEIDHLNGIVFTDHLNEEMENAQKGKVLASDKATESSIPRADERWQQRISYKMEIDMDVQKDQLSGVQNIAYTNHSPDTLNSVFYHLYFNAFQPGSMMDVRSRSIPDPDGRVRDRIFHLEEDQIGYQKIKSLKYRGEAIEFNMQGTILEVELPSPILPGETVQLDMEFEAQVPLQIRRTGRDNREGIEYSMAQWYPKLCEYDYEGWHANPYVGREFYGVWGDFDVTINIDKKYVVAASGYLQNPNKIGHGYEDEGVEIEPVEGDKLSWRFIAPNVHDFLWAADPDYRHTKHQVPDGPMLHFFYQVDSTRNNWEKLPEDASKAFQILNKTFGKYPYKQYSVIQGGDGGMEYPMATLITGSRSYGGLLGVTVHEAIHSWYQMVLGSNESLYPWMDEGFTSFASSYVLDKINNKNSLNPYAGSYFGYQSLVQANAVEPMSMHSDHYSLNRAYITSAYSRGAIALNQLSYIMGEEKFYPAMLRYYNTWKFKHPNVTDFKRVMEKESGLELDWYFEYWINSTHNIDYEVSTLEAFKKGSKVSLKRVGKMPMPLDILVTYKDGSQELIYIPLVMMRGEKEAEAWYGEVKRTVLEDWPWTNEEYTFTLDKNPKNIDRIVIDPSYRVADIDRKNNYFPSSSRKKGGMFGSRMKREEIRE
- a CDS encoding penicillin-binding transpeptidase domain-containing protein, with translation MYKIAALSLIIFFLFSCQEEKKKDEMKSMEISSQMKFEEMPAFDSLLKARNVFGGILIYDPDQNTYYGNDKSYSESGYLPASTFKIANSLVGLSTGVVKDETSMFYWDGEEKALDVWEEDMNLARAFQVSCVPCYQHLAREVGVKQMRHWVDKMEYKEMVFDEESLDTFWLMGDSRISPFQQIDFLQRIFEGKLKVEEKFVEILKKIMRVEGKSEDPLYAKSGWSIDGGINMGWYVGRMEKGDRILYFATHIQPLDQENIGDFVNHRIDVSLEALELM
- a CDS encoding DUF3179 domain-containing protein, with amino-acid sequence MKAIAHIFFAIILLGFIACEESAEVPDPGTNQGNGNPNPNPSPSPTNPDWLVPIEEVLDGGPGKDGIPSIDEPEFTDVIDARSFLSNQDLVVGIKIGNKTKAYPHMILDWHEIVNDSLNGQYFSLNYCPLTGTAFAWDRNINGNVTTFGVSGLLYNSNLIPYDRETDSEWSQLLLTSIHGNNKGVEADLIQVVETSWETWSQMYPDTRVMNTNTGFERRYGLYPYGDYLTNNSLIFPVNPLNDLYHKKERFLGILQGQFLKAYRFSAVNHSPIEVRPDFFAGIPLVVVGSESKNFLLAYQRKLEDGTELNLSAVQNELPVVMKDQEGNKWDVFGEAVSGPRQGTRLVKIKQTIGYWFALAAFYPNPEVFR
- a CDS encoding DUF192 domain-containing protein, with protein sequence MRKYLFTSGYSLLIVAVFSLLLVGCKSGGKDNSSFSQPLEPKFVKEGSLTLIDKDNQASIRQIDIEIADEPESIEIGLMYRRNMSDSQGMLFIFPASEPRSFWMRNTYISLDLIFIDSENRIVNIQKNASPMSDKSLPSTAPAQYVLEVIGGFSDKYGLEAGDLISFERIKNPA
- a CDS encoding DUF1295 domain-containing protein codes for the protein MNFYYCLLAAWSLLAIIILLVLLFTKLIAPYGRHNHLKSKMTIANHWGWFWMELPALVLFPLITWIGPSTKSSFLYLLLGLWVLHYFNRSILFPFRLISQGKQMPLLILISALLFNATNGFFNGYYLGFLGESQSLDFSLNQILGLLLFFGGFFINLQADQILIKLRKKGKGYQIPQKGLYPFISCPNYLGEIMEWTGFALLAWNPAAASFALWTFCNLFPRALTHHKWYQEKFPTYPASRKAIIPFLI